The genomic region TTTAACACCTTCCAAATTACAAAGAGTTGGAATAAATATTCCGTTATTTTTTGCAGCAACTACAATGTAAATGCCTTTTTCAACGATACATTCTTTCCCATCTATTGTTATTTTTACTAATTTATTCATATCATTTTTATAATTCGTTCAAAATTAATATTTAATTCATTTTGGCTTCTCTACCAACGGCTCTGCTTGATTCCTGAAGTGCCGCTTCAAGGTCAAAACCAGTATCATAATCCTTACCTTTTTGTACCAATTGCTCATAAATATGTCTGAAATTCTGAATACTTGATAATATAGGATTTGCTGCTGTTTGACCAAGACCACAACGGCTTGATTTAAGAATAGTTCCCCATTCTTCAAGATCTTTTATGTCTTGATAAACACCTCTTCCCTCTAGAATTTTTTCAACCTTTGATTTCATTAAAGAAGGTAAAATACGACATGTTGAACAAGAGCCACATGATTCTTCAATAAAAAATTCTGTAAAGTTTATAACACATTCTTTTATGAGATTTCTTGATTCATTAAAAATAATAAATGAACCTCCGGTAGAAAGATCGGAATAACAAACAGTTCTTGTGAATTCTATTGGGGCAACTAATACCCCTGAAGGACCCCCAACCTGAACAGCTTGTGTTTTTTCAATATCAGCACCTACCATTTCGAGAATATCCCTAACGGAAAATCCCCATTCTATTTCATAAACACCGGGGTAATTACAATCACCTGAAATACTTAATAATTTTGTCCCTGTTGAATTTTTGGTTCCTAATGCACTATAATAATCTGCACCTTTTTGTAATACCTTTACAACGGAACATAAAGTTTCTACATTATTGATAACAGTTGGTTTTTCCAAATATCCTTTTTCAACAGGAAATGGTGGTCTGTCTCTTGGCTCGCCTCTTTTTCCTTCAGCAGATTCTAATAATGCTGATTCCTCTCCACAAACATAAGCACCACCGCCAAATTGAATTCTGATGTCAAAATCAAATCCTTCAATTCCTGAAATATTTTTACCTAGAAACTTATTTTCACGCATTTTTTTAAGAACAAACTCAAGATATTTATGTAAATATTTATATTCATATCTCAAATATAAAATACCATGTTTTGCTTCAATTGAATAAGCCGCAATAGCCATTCCTTCAAATAAAAGTCCCGGATGCTCCGTAAGAATTACTCTATCTTTAAATGTTCCAGGCTCACCTTCGTCAGCATTACAAAAGACATATCTATCTTTTGCATCAGCCATACGACAAAATTCCCACTTTATACCGGTTGGAAATCCTGCACCTCCACGACCTCTAATATGAGATTTTTTTATTTCGGAAATTATATCAGTTGGAGATGATTTTGGAAGAATGTCAGTAAGTACAGAAAATGCTTTATAATTGTAATCTAATATTAAACCCCTTCTTCTAATACCATTAGTTACCATAGATTTAACAAGAGGATGATTGTTTTTTCCACTTCCATAACCTTCAGTAATCATTTCATCAATTGATTTTCCTGCTTTAATATCTCTTACAATTTCCTTAACTCTAAAAGTAGTAAGGCGGG from Bacteroidota bacterium harbors:
- a CDS encoding NAD(P)H-dependent oxidoreductase subunit E, whose translation is MSKTIQDIIDKYNKDRSRLMDILIDIQEEDGFISNDAINDIAKGLDISFVDVEETVSFYHFFSQKPTGKYTIYLNNSVVANLKGRELIKKIFEEEVGCKFGEVTKDGLIALFDTSCIGMNDQEVAAIINGNIFTRLTTFRVKEIVRDIKAGKSIDEMITEGYGSGKNNHPLVKSMVTNGIRRRGLILDYNYKAFSVLTDILPKSSPTDIISEIKKSHIRGRGGAGFPTGIKWEFCRMADAKDRYVFCNADEGEPGTFKDRVILTEHPGLLFEGMAIAAYSIEAKHGILYLRYEYKYLHKYLEFVLKKMRENKFLGKNISGIEGFDFDIRIQFGGGAYVCGEESALLESAEGKRGEPRDRPPFPVEKGYLEKPTVINNVETLCSVVKVLQKGADYYSALGTKNSTGTKLLSISGDCNYPGVYEIEWGFSVRDILEMVGADIEKTQAVQVGGPSGVLVAPIEFTRTVCYSDLSTGGSFIIFNESRNLIKECVINFTEFFIEESCGSCSTCRILPSLMKSKVEKILEGRGVYQDIKDLEEWGTILKSSRCGLGQTAANPILSSIQNFRHIYEQLVQKGKDYDTGFDLEAALQESSRAVGREAKMN